The following coding sequences are from one Salvia hispanica cultivar TCC Black 2014 chromosome 3, UniMelb_Shisp_WGS_1.0, whole genome shotgun sequence window:
- the LOC125210649 gene encoding probable glycosyltransferase At5g03795 isoform X1, which yields MTLPSLRNMLRSPHRKWWNTYFLIISPLTLLFLTSSTISFSSLRPQIPPLLPPPPTLSTPYHNWEIFNADYQQMLNKLKIYVYPDAFPSNYKSNSSPTAAVFLPNPDPFNPKTGNYYSEHAFKLALLRSSLVTDRPDEADFFFMPFSVNVMRYHPLVRSESAISDFVAGYVSRISSDSGHWNASGGADHFFVCCHSVGRDAASKHRELHNNAIQITCSSSYFQRLYTPHKDVALPQVWPRADIEAPDPPHRRTELVFFAGRAQNSAARQEVLRLWENDSAFRIFAGHASMPYEEGFRRSRYCLHIKGYEVNTARVVDAIHYGCVPVLISNYYDLPFANILDWTKFSIVLNQRDIPQLKNIITLVPEETYLDLYRNLCVVRKHFRWSAVPRSYDTFHMTAYQLWLRRGLHRVTS from the exons ATGACTCTGCCGTCTCTCCGCAACATGTTAAGATCTCCACATCGAAAATGGTGGAACACATATTTCCTGATAATCTCACCCCTCACTCTCCTCTTCCTCACCTCCTCCACCATTTCATTTTCCTCCCTCCGCCCCCAAATCCCCCCACTCCTTCCGCCGCCGCCAACACTCTCCACTCCTTACCACAATTGGGAAATCTTCAACGCTGATTACCAACAGATGCTAAACAAACTCAAGATCTACGTCTACCCCGATGCCTTTCCAAGCAATTACAAATCCAATTCATCCCCCACCGCCGCCGTGTTCCTCCCCAACCCCGACCCCTTCAACCCCAAAACCGGCAACTACTACAGCGAGCACGCCTTCAAGCTCGCCCTGCTGCGGAGCTCCCTCGTCACGGACCGCCCTGACGAGGCGGACTTCTTCTTCATGCCGTTCTCCGTCAATGTGATGCGGTATCACCCCCTCGTCCGCTCAGAGTCGGCCATCTCCGACTTCGTGGCGGGCTACGTGTCCAGAATCAGCTCGGATTCTGGCCACTGGAACGCCTCCGGGGGCGCGGACCACTTCTTCGTCTGCTGCCACTCGGTCGGCCGCGACGCCGCCTCCAAGCACCGGGAACTCCACAACAATGCCATTCAGATTACTTGTTCATCTAGCTACTTTCAGAGGCTGTACACACCCCACAAAGATGTAGCATTGCCTCAAGTCTGGCCTCGGGCCGATATCGAAGCTCCCGACCCTCCTCATCGGAG GACCGAGCTCGTCTTCTTCGCGGGGAGAGCTCAGAACTCTGCTGCTCGGCAAGAGGTGTTGCGCCTATGGGAGAACGACTCAGCGTTCCGTATATTCGCTGGGCATGCATCGATGCCGTATGAGGAAGGTTTCAGGAGAAGCAGATATTGCCTCCACATCAAAGGGTACGAGGTGAACACAGCCAGAGTTGTGGATGCTATCCACTACGGCTGTGTACCTGTTCTCATATCTAACTATTATGATCTCCCATTTGCTAATATTCTGGATTGGACCAAGTTCTCGATCGTTCTCAACCAACGCGACATTCCTCAGTTGAAAAACATCATAACATTGGTGCCAGAGGAGACGTACCTCGACCTCTATCGCAACTTGTGTGTGGTTAGGAAGCACTTCAGGTGGTCTGCTGTGCCTCGGAGTTACGACACATTCCATATGACTGCGTACCAGCTGTGGCTGAGACGAGGCTTGCACCGTGTCACTTCATGA
- the LOC125210649 gene encoding probable glycosyltransferase At5g03795 isoform X2 has product MTLPSLRNMLRSPHRKWWNTYFLIISPLTLLFLTSSTISFSSLRPQIPPLLPPPPTLSTPYHNWEIFNADYQQMLNKLKIYVYPDAFPSNYKSNSSPTAAVFLPNPDPFNPKTGNYYSEHAFKLALLRSSLVTDRPDEADFFFMPFSVNVMRYHPLVRSESAISDFVAGYVSRISSDSGHWNASGGADHFFVCCHSVGRDAASKHRELHNNAIQITCSSSYFQRLYTPHKDVALPQVWPRADIEAPDPPHRRTELVFFAGRAQNSAARQEVLRLWENDSAFRIFAGHASMPYEEGFRRSRYCLHIKG; this is encoded by the exons ATGACTCTGCCGTCTCTCCGCAACATGTTAAGATCTCCACATCGAAAATGGTGGAACACATATTTCCTGATAATCTCACCCCTCACTCTCCTCTTCCTCACCTCCTCCACCATTTCATTTTCCTCCCTCCGCCCCCAAATCCCCCCACTCCTTCCGCCGCCGCCAACACTCTCCACTCCTTACCACAATTGGGAAATCTTCAACGCTGATTACCAACAGATGCTAAACAAACTCAAGATCTACGTCTACCCCGATGCCTTTCCAAGCAATTACAAATCCAATTCATCCCCCACCGCCGCCGTGTTCCTCCCCAACCCCGACCCCTTCAACCCCAAAACCGGCAACTACTACAGCGAGCACGCCTTCAAGCTCGCCCTGCTGCGGAGCTCCCTCGTCACGGACCGCCCTGACGAGGCGGACTTCTTCTTCATGCCGTTCTCCGTCAATGTGATGCGGTATCACCCCCTCGTCCGCTCAGAGTCGGCCATCTCCGACTTCGTGGCGGGCTACGTGTCCAGAATCAGCTCGGATTCTGGCCACTGGAACGCCTCCGGGGGCGCGGACCACTTCTTCGTCTGCTGCCACTCGGTCGGCCGCGACGCCGCCTCCAAGCACCGGGAACTCCACAACAATGCCATTCAGATTACTTGTTCATCTAGCTACTTTCAGAGGCTGTACACACCCCACAAAGATGTAGCATTGCCTCAAGTCTGGCCTCGGGCCGATATCGAAGCTCCCGACCCTCCTCATCGGAG GACCGAGCTCGTCTTCTTCGCGGGGAGAGCTCAGAACTCTGCTGCTCGGCAAGAGGTGTTGCGCCTATGGGAGAACGACTCAGCGTTCCGTATATTCGCTGGGCATGCATCGATGCCGTATGAGGAAGGTTTCAGGAGAAGCAGATATTGCCTCCACATCAAAGG TTGA
- the LOC125210650 gene encoding uncharacterized protein LOC125210650 yields the protein MALNPQLFYNGMPVPFINEMFVLGRDGVEFEIDKIPGTQGGTVKAKGTIYLSNIRIVFVAKKPVGHLFAFDMPLLHVHGEKFHQPIFHCNNIAGQVEPVVPDTEHRALYSTHSFKILFKDGGCGTFVPLFFNLIGSVRQYNQHLAAQPRVDPLLAAQTPVDEMMRQAYVDPSDPTRIFLQQPNAESQLRRRTYQTDSSEKPIEFMK from the exons ATGGCTCTAAATCCTCAACTTTTCTACAATGGAATGCCGGTTCCATTCATCAACGAGATGTTCGTCCTGGGTAGAGACGGCGTCGAATTTGAGATCGACAAGATCCCCGG CACTCAAGGTGGAACGGTGAAAGCAAAGGGAACTATCTACTTGTCAAATATCCGCATAGTGTTTGTTGCAAAGAAACCTGTTGGCCATCTTTTTGCATTTGATATGCCTCTG CTTCATGTTCATGGTGAGAAATTCCACCAGCCAATTTTCCACTGCAACAACATTGCTGGTCAAGTGGAACCT GTTGTGCCCGATACTGAGCATAGGGCTCTTTACTCGACTCATTCTTTCAAGATTCTGTTCAAGGATGGCGGCTGTGGAACATTCGTCCCACTCTTCTTCAACTTGATTGGTTCTGTCAGACAATATAACCAGCACCTTGCAGCACAGCCTCGAGTGGATCCTCTCCTAGCAGCCCAAACTCCTGTGGACGAGATGATGAGACAAGC ATACGTTGATCCTAGCGACCCCACTAGAATTTTCCTGCAGCAGCCAAATGCAGAGTCTCAGTTGAGACGCCGCACTTACCAGACAGATAGTAGTGAAAAGCCAAT AGAATTCATGAAGTGA